From one Aspergillus fumigatus Af293 chromosome 8, whole genome shotgun sequence genomic stretch:
- a CDS encoding PX domain-containing protein YPT35 produces MEPANEETGSVPPPQPSSSPPQLSTSPPAVDRDTIVAAALSDGVSVSNDSVLPQARYVSSTDRPVSGVIPPYWSHHRNISRTSQISLDQPAITLEDHTEDPNSETSRGLWAKSVTVDDYAVVQGKTGVGAYVVWNCRIQTLDGGPITVRMRYSEFDDLRRQLQVSFPHAKNALPALPPKSVLYKFRPAFLESRRIGLEYFLNCILLNPEFSGSPIVKEFLFGRIC; encoded by the exons ATGGAGCCAGCGAATGAGGAGACCGGTTCGGTGCCTCCGCCGCAGCCGTCATCCTCCCCTCCCCAATTATCCACATCCCCCCCGGCTGTCGACAGAGATACCATTGTCGCTGCTGCATTATCCGACGGGGTCAGCGTGAGCAACGATTCTGTCCTCCCGCAAGCCCGTTATGTCTCGTCCACTGATCGACCCGTCTCCGGTGTGATTCCGCCGTACTGGAGCCACCACCGGAATATATCCCGCACATCTCAGATCTCTTTGGATCAGCCCGCCATCACATTAGAGGATCACACTGAGGATCCCAACTCTGAAACCAGCCGGGGTCTCTGGGCTAAAAGTGTCACCGTTGATGACTACGCGGTTGTCCAAGGGAAGACTGGAGTAGGAGCATATGTGGTTTGGAATTGCAGAATACAAACCCTTGAT GGTGGTCCCATCACTGTTCGCATGAG ATACTCCGAATTTGATGACCTACGACGGCAATTGCAAGTCTCGTTCCCACATGCGAAGAACGCTTTACCAGCACTGCCTCCTAAAAGTGTGCTCT ATAAATTTCGCCCTGCATTTCTGGAATCCCGACGAATCGGTCTGGAATACTTCTTGAA CTGCATCCTACTCAATCCCGAATTCTCAGGTTCGCCCATCGTCAAGGAGTTTCTCTTTGGTCGGATATGCTAG
- a CDS encoding transcription initiation factor TFIID subunit TAF2, translating to MPGVVDTPGGPLWPGLGFTVAHQKVELEIDFATKSLKGKTEITIHPHYKELRIIRLNFRQGELKRLNVNGKAPTIKYADPYESLQLYGPHYHQRLSTKIDSLLTTTPEPDLLVTIPKSVRIEELDPFSQEAQDQMTLRASGAGEDTDGPLGSKLAETSLPRFSALTVYIEFTIENIRDGLQFVGVDSGDRRYPHAYTTNSLGYGAASPLFPCVDDPLSRCTWEISVKCPCSLGDVFDRKTRDPSGAHRSKQTPGGSRFISPDDETLDLSVVCSGDMTDEIVDPRDPSKKTVSFACMSPLSAKQIGFAVGPFEYINLSDFRESDQDEQLGQNAIPLHAFCLPGRGDEVRNTCFPMAKAIDFLSLTYGSYPFASYKICFVDDAPENTLPTACLSICSNHLLFPEDIIDPMYDSTRALVHALSCQWIGVNIVPKEPADTWVTVGVAWYITDTFLRKLCGNNEYRFRLKLMSDRVCDLDYERPSIYDMGNILNLDPSEIEFIALKAPLVLFILDRRLTKASGKATMSRIISRMFLNARMGDIPNGAITSSQFQKICERLGHAKLDTFFQQWVYGAGCPRFQATQRFNKKKLVVEMMIKQVQADQPSTRDLDKNTFMRDVKEEIRGVYAGNIQPVFSGSMTIRIHEADGTPYEHIVEIKEGVTKFDIPYNTKYKRLKRNKRQKERAAAVSGGDPNAETQEDVLLYCLGDVLQTEEEMQEWRLADWSKEDEDRMGQESYEWIRMDADFEWICKLSLVMPGYMYLSQLQQDRDVVAQLESLQYMAAQREHPLISTIFVRTLMDRRYFYGIREAAARALVKHAKEETNWLGLFHLERAFQELFCLPGSPMTRSNDFSDRAAYALQLAIPEAISKVRDNDGKTPLRVKRFLYDKLKFNDNSNNEYSDHFYVATLMQSLCHAMLGKVESRDVDIDDFDMERMLEIQAEEQLEKDAIAEFDRYRRMDEWSSSFQNVYSRAALRCQMQLMRAKILDVDIMQFLPYTRAGTYDLLRADAFECLVELDIFKSPELVKWFMFTMSSDSSLWLRRRLHDLFGKALAPVAFGREPENEPSATADSLIIEQESSTKVRQADLARKQTVTGAIEALKGEISGDQNFKECLWAACNSPGIGILELSVFTDLCKVLYDSVTSVMVKLKYPRYWQVKHLGKVIPFQSWISNLILIASGPHAFLTVQPNQDYPRTLKRFLHKWEAQTRRERDASTWAPYHIQAIEAGFKHPLSKSSSNLATHSEAAHPKPLRFAGTSATEDAGCSVDAVDTKWWRRRAQTETQIRAEAEISCLPAMVFYRNFFTSVLFTSHLFETWRGMVEQASRRMAGRPVSNDLYMLTFIIFYDGAACSLALGFIGFFV from the exons ATGCCAGGCGTCGTCGATACGCCCGGCGGGCCTCTGTGGCCTGGATTGGGATTCACTGTCGCACACCAGAAAGTTGAACTGGAGATAGATTTTGCGACCAAAAGCCTCAAGGGAAAGACAGAAATAACGATCCATCCGCATTACAAGGAACTTCGAATCATTCGATTGAACTTCCGACAGGGCGAGCTGAAACGCTTAAATGTCAATGGAAAGGCGCCTACAATCAAATATGCGGATCCATATGAATCCCTCCAGCTGTACGGCCCTCATTATCATCAGCGTCTATCGACCAAGATCGATAGTTTGCTCACGACTACCCCCGAGCCGGACCTGCTTGTGACGATCCCGAAAAGTGTTCGGATTGAGGAGCTCGATCCTTTCTCGCAGGAGGCCCAGGATCAAATGACTTTGCGTGCTAgtggtgcaggagaagaCACGGATGGGCCTTTGGGTTCTAAACTGGCAGAAACTTCATTACCTCGGTTTTCAGCGCTCACGGTCTACATCGAGTTTACGATTGAGAATATTCGGGATGGGCTACAATTTGTCGGGGTGGATAGCGGCGACAGGCGCTATCCGCATGCTTACACAACAAACTCGCTTGGTTACGGTGCCGCAAGCCCCCTGTTCCCTTGTGTTGACGACCCTCTGTCTCGTTGTACTTGGGAAATCTCCGTCAAATGTCCGTGCTCTTTAGGCGATGTCTTCGACCGCAAAACTCGGGATCCGTCTGGCGCTCATCGTTCAAAGCAGACGCCTGGGGGTAGTCGATTCATCTCTCCAGACGACGAGACTCTTGACTTGTCGGTTGTTTGCTCTGGGGATATGACAGATGAGATCGTCGACCCCCGGGATCCTAGCAAGAAAACGGTTTCCTTCGCATGTATGTCGCCGCTTTCTGCCAAGCAGATTGGCTTCGCCGTCGGTCCCTTTGAATATATAAACCTCTCCGACTTCCGTGAGAGCGATCAGGATGAGCAGCTTGGCCAGAACGCTATTCCTTTGCACGCGTTCTGTCTCCCAGGAAGGGGAGATGAAGTCAGAAACACATGTTTCCCCATGGCGAAAGCTATTGACTTTCTTTCGCTGACTTATGGCTCGTATCCATTCGCAAGTTACAAAATATGCTTTGTGGACGACGCTCCCGAAAACACGCTGCCAACGGCGTGCTTGTCAATCTGCAGCAACCACCTCCTCTTTCCTGAGGATATTATCGATCCAATGTATGACTCAACGCGAGCTCTTGTTCATGCCTTATCATGCCAGTGGATCGGTGTCAATATCGTTCCCAAGGAACCTGCAGACACCTGGGTCACGGTTGGGGTCGCCTGGTATATTACCGATACGTTTCTGAGGAAGCTTTGTGGCAATAACGAATACCGTTTTCGCCTGAAACTAATGTCCGATCGAGTGTGCGATTTGGATTATGAACGCCCCTCGATCTATGATATGGGAAATATCTTGAACCTTGATCCTTCTGAAATTGAGTTCATTGCGCTCAAAGCGCCGCTCGTCCTTTTCATTCTGGATCGACGTCTTACAAAAGCTAGTGGGAAAGCCACAATGTCTCGAATTATTTCACGCATGTTCCTGAATGCCCGAATGGGGGACATACCCAATGGAGCGATCACCTCTTCCCAATTCCAAAAGATATGCGAACGACTTGGCCACGCGAAGTTGGATACCTTCTTCCAACAATGGGTTTACGGTGCTGGATGTCCTCGATTTCAAGCCACGCAAAGATTCAATAAAAAGAAACTGgtggtggagatgatgatcaagCAAGTTCAAGCTGATCAGCCAAGTACCCGTGATCTCGACAAAAACACATTCATGCGCGATGTCAAAGAGGAAATTCGAGGAGTCTATGCCGGAAACATTCAGCCGGTGTTCTCGGGTTCCATGACGATAAGGATTCATGAAGCTGATGGTACTCCTTATGAGCACATCGTTGAGATCAAAGAAGGTGTCACCAAGTTCGACATACCTTACAATACCAAGTACAAGAGGCTCAAGCGGAACAAACGGCAAAAAGAGCGTGCAGCTGCGGTATCCGGTGGGGACCCAAATGCGGAAACGCAAGAGGATGTGCTATTGTATTGTCTTGGTGACGTACTTCAgactgaagaggaaatgcAGGAGTGGAGACTCGCAGACTGGAGtaaagaggatgaggatcgaATGGGTCAAGAGTCGTACGAGTGGATCCGCATGGACGCGGACTTCGAATGGATATGCAAGCTGTCGCTAGTGATGCCGGGTTATATGTACCTCTCGCAGCTTCAACAAGATCGCGATGTCGTCGCGCAATTGGAG TCTCTACAATACATGGCAGCTCAGCGAGAGCACCCCCTTATCTCAACCATCTTTGTTCGGACATTGATGGATCGGAGATACTTTTATGGTATCCGTGAAGCCGCAGCGAGAGCTTTAGTAAAAcatgcaaaagaagaaaccaacTGGTTAGGACTCTTTCACCTTGAAAGGGCTTTCCAAGAGCTGTTCTGCCTCCCTGGGTCACCCATGACTCGCTCGAACGATTTCTCCGACCGGGCGGCATACGCGCTCCAGCTTGCGATTCCAGAAGCTATATCTAAAGTGCGCGATAATGACGGAAAGACACCGTTGAGAGTCAAGCGCTTTTTATATGATAAGCTGAAATTCAATGACAACTCTAACAATGAG TATTCCGATCATTTCTACGTCGCCACTTTGATGCAGTCGCTATGCCATGCCATGCTTGGCAAAGTCGAATCCCGTGATGTCGACATCGATGATTTCGACATGGAACGCATGCTTGAGATCCAAGCTGAAGAGCAGTTGGAAAAGGACGCTATTGCGGAATTTGATCGGTACAGGAGAATGGACGAATGGTCTAGTTCGTTTCAGAACGTCTACTCTCGTGCAGCACTGCGCTGTCAAATGCAACTCATGCGTGCCAAGATATTGGACGTGGACATAATGCAATTTCTACCATACACCCGGGCCGGAACTTACGATCTTCTACGCGCCGATGCCTTTGAATGTCTCGTCGAGCTCGATATATTCAAAAGTCCTGAGCTTGTGAAATGGTTCATGTTCACCATGTCAAGTGACTCTTCCCTTTGGCTCAGACGACGGCTTCATGATTTGTTCGGCAAGGCCTTGGCGCCAGTTGCCTTTGGTCGTGAACCGGAAAATGAGCCCTCCGCTACTGCCGACAGCTTGATAATCGAGCAAGAATCTTCAACCAAGGTTCGTCAGGCGGATCTCGCGAGGAAGCAAACCGTCACTGGAGCCATTGAGGCGCTCAAAGGGGAAATATCTGGAGATCAAAATTTCAAAGAATGTCTCTGGGCTGCATGCAACTCTCCCGGCATTGGAATTCTTGAACTTTCTGTATTCACAGATCTGTGCAAAGTCCTGTATGACTCGGTCACGTCGGTGATGGTAAAGTTGAAGTACCCGCGGTATTGGCAAGTCAAGCATCTTGGCAAGGTAATCCCGTTCCAATCTTGGATTTCAAATCTGATACTAATAGCCTCAGGGCCGCATGCATTTCTCACGGTCCAACCGAATCAGGACTACCCTCGCACCCTCAAAAGATTCCTCCACAAGTGGGAAGCGCAAACGCGAAGAGAACGGGATGCCTCCACCTGGGCCCCGTATCACATTCAAGCAATCGAAGCTGGGTTCAAACACCCCCTCAGCAAGTCCTCATCCAACCTCGCAACCCATTCCGAAGCTGCACATCCCAAACCTCTCCGCTTCGCCGGCACCTCAGCCACCGAAGACGCCGGCTGCTCCGTCGACGCCGTCGACACCAAgtggtggcggcggcgggcTCAAACTGAAACTCAAATTCGGGCAGAAGCCGAAATAAGTTGCCTACCCGCCATGGTATTCTATCGAAACTTCTTCACCTCTGTACTTTTTACATCGCATTTATTCGAAACCTGGAGGGGAATGGTTGAACAAGCATCACGGCGCATGGCTGGCAGACCTGTTTCAAACGATTTATACATGTTGACTTTTATTATCTTCTACGACGGAGCTGCGTGCTCACTTGCATTGGGGTTCATCGGGTTCTTTGTGTGA
- the zfpA gene encoding uncharacterized protein produces the protein MQSPGEHSDFVLYPTLAHKEAIMLALDSSRQQQTSYFQDVHMDPALVDPFGFQMDNLGGFGQTSGPTSAPTSYYGTSPVYADSQLEPKTSAFPPMPPTPPSLPVPYSTEPYMSGLSSASGPSIASASSSAIGSPYSCTAHTFPESWVDTNHGIGLPAAVMDEFFPNEFMGSSLEADHTYQRKGPDDFVDPSLIQPVHQYPNYSTPIISFPEHSNFSANCGFFLQSPDQSHLPVAENYSADHLSQTGLAVSSPMPNSGPHSRSVSIYDRRSSISSTNSRRSQLSPAASVADFDEESKEKGRCPHPDCGRVFKDLKAHMLTHQSERPEKCPIVTCEYHVKGFARKYDKNRHTLTHYKGTMVCGFCPGSGSPAEKSFNRADVFKRHLTSVHGVEQTPPNCRKRSPGASSVKKVSDYCQDATGKCSTCSATFSNAQDFYEHLDDCVLRVVQQVEPSEVINQQRLAEVDCDEEVKKTMEKHKLLDAAGDVDDEPEEDDDDYNELNLQLRSSKGAFKSNKANSSLGSRPIMGNHNAVTKNGKARATISKRRNNRDRYPPSWGCPSSSMKTKKRVLCVFDGQRRLWKDEMMLDNEFEVRLKLPGGAGDGTNREAYITDLDVETLKRAEGVLSANEDEKGPWLEGPATHFMGQPAKMLPALSHTHEDVDIDDLMS, from the exons ATGCAGAGCCCAGGAGAACATTCCGACTTCGTTCTATACCCTACATTAGCGCACAAAGAAGCCATCATGTTGGCATTGGACTCGTCACGTCAACAACAAACATCATACTTTCAGGACGTTCATATGGACCCAGCATTGGTCGATCCGTTCGGATTCCAGATGGATAACCTCGGCGGGTTTGGGCAGACTTCTGGTCCAACTAGCGCACCAACATCTTATTACGGAACATCACCTGTTTATGCTGACTCTCAGCTTGAGCCAAAAACTTCCGCTTTCCCGCCCATGCCTCCTACTCCCCCATCCCTTCCCGTACCCTATTCCACAGAGCCTTATATGTCGGGCCTCTCTAGTGCATCCGGACCCTCCATCGCAagcgcatcatcatcagcgatCGGTTCGCCATACTCCTGTACAGCACACACCTTCCCGGAGAGCTGGGTCGATACCAACCACGGTATCGGCCTTCCTGCAGCCGTTATGGATGAGTTCTTTCCCAATGAGTTTATGGGAAGCTCGTTAGAAGCGGACCATACGTATCAAAGAAAAGGCCCAGACGACTTTGTTG ATCCTTCCTTGATACAGCCAGTACACCAGTATCCAAACTACTCAACTCCTATTATCTCATTTCCAGAACACTCGAACTTCTCAGCCAATTGTGGATTTTTTCTTCAGTCTCCCGACCAATCTCACCTCCCCGTTGCCGAGAACTACTCTGCAGATCACCTTTCACAAACAGGACTGGCAGTCTCTTCCCCTATGCCGAACTCTGGCCCCCACTCGCGCTCTGTTTCGATCTATGACCGGAGGTCATCCATTTCATCCACCAATTCCCGTCGATCTCAACTAAGTCCAGCTGCGAGCGTCGCagactttgatgaagagAGCAAGGAGAAAGGACGCTGTCCTCATCCCGATTGTGGAAGAGTCTTCAAGGACCTGAAAGCTCATATGCTCACGCATCAATCAGAACGACCCGAGAAGTGCCCCATCGTTACGTGCGAATACCACGTCAAGGGATTCGCTCGTAAATATGACAAGAACAGACACACGCTCACCCATTACAAGGGAACCATGGTGTGTGGATTCTGTCCAGGTTCTGGATCACCTGCAGAGAAAAGCTTCAACAGAGCGGATGTCTTTAAGCGTCATTTGACCTCCGTGCATGGCGTTGAGCAAACACCACCCAACTGTCGCAAGAGGAGTCCTGGTGCATCTTCTGTCAAGAAGGTTTCGGATTATTGCCAGGATGCCACTGGCAAATGCTCAACTTGCTCTGCCACCTTCAGCAACGCACAGGACTTTTACGAGCATCTTGATGATTGTGTTCTCCGGGTTGTGCAACAAGTAGAACCTAGCGAGGTTATTAACCAGCAACGGCTGGCAGAAGTGGACTGCGAtgaggaggtcaagaagacCATGGAGAAGCACAAGCTTCTCGATGCCGCCGGTGACGTCGACGATgaacctgaggaagatgacgacgattATAACGAACTCAATCTTCAGCTGCGATCAAGCAAAGGTGCATTCAAGTCAAACAAAGCGAATTCGAGCTTAGGATCTCGTCCCATCATGGGTAACCACAACGCTGTTACCAAGAATGGCAAGGCCCGCGCAACTATTTCGAAGAGGCGCAACAACCGCGATCGCTACCCTCCTTCCTGGGGCTGCCCCAGTAGCAGCATGAAGACGAAAAAGCGCGTCTTGTGCGTCTTCGACGGCCAGCGCCGTCTGTGGAAAGATGAAATGATGCTCGACAATGAGTTCGAAGTACGGCTGAAGCTAcccggaggagctggtgatGGTACGAACCGGGAAGCATATATAACTGACCTGGATGTCGAGACTTTAAAACGTGCTGAAGGCGTGTTGAGCGCCAACGAGGATGAAAAGGGTCCCTGGTTAGAGGGACCGGCAACCCATTTCATGGGACAGCCAGCAAAGATGTTGCCTGCACTTTCTCATACTCACGAAGATGTTGATATCGATGACTTGATGTCATGA
- a CDS encoding putative small nuclear ribonucleoprotein SmG translates to MPQAQPELKKYMEKRVFCQLNGNRKVIGVLRGYDVFMNIVLDEAFEEKQGGEKVAIGMVVIRGNSVVMLEALERISEK, encoded by the exons ATGCCCCAAGCTCAGCCCGAATTGAAGAAG TATATGGAAAAGCGGGTGTTCTGCCAATTGAACGGCAACCGCAAAGTCATCGGCGTCCTGCGAGGCTACGAT GTATTCATGAacatcgtcctcgacgaggctttcgaggagaagcaggggGGAGAGAAAGTCGCTATCGGCATGGTG GTCATTCGCGGCAACTCGGTCGTTATGCTTGAGGCTCTTGAACGGATATCCGAGAAATAG
- a CDS encoding LEA domain protein — protein MSSPSVRNPVQRNPGTTHKSRKGSGSSAASSRPEITTPKNKKTPRKLQTRTPQPVEEDVDDEKPPTPSPQPTKKKFQPESVQPEVSLAPEGNRDEPEQQEEDKTALPARPKKKRSKPEAEQRGISSPLPGDVQPQASGSASRGDKATDLTGTAKALGGKVKDTAQDTREEVKEDVPSTPLDLSALKGLEIGEGGQVVGKDGNPLGRVVEGEPEDLVGQEVGDDGEILDEDGDLIGRVELLPDAAQNLADKAKDVPEQAENVASQAKGTADETANQAKDKVEETVDQADDKAEETTEQAKNTVTELANLDGLPVSEEGLIKNKDGQAIGKVAEGDPEDLVGYTVNDKGEIVDEDGDLIGRVELLPQEAQDVTDKAREIPEQADDAVEQAKDKAEETTEQAKKTVTDLADLDGLPVSEGGVIKDKSGQVVAKIAEGDAEDLVGYTLNNEGEVLDEDGDPIGRAEIVSQQAKDVTDGFDDTEKLAPEDQSTQEDVAKQAVESVQQQDVDDTAEKAESAADDTKEEAEEQLPPLSSLEGMKCTKSGKIVDPDTGKPIGELVEGDAKKISRMGAQLDDKGQFWDNRGNVIGKAKSLPVEDYEGEPPFAGLEGLHVVEDGWVEDENGKRVGKIVQGDPKKLLGRAVDEDGDITDKNGNVIAQAEYYESPDEPEPEKPDLSQLNGLKPNKLGFVIGPDGVPIARVIEGNPKELAGKEIDDGQIWDGRKPIGRVELIPEEERDKKPEGVFAGLDNLVVNKEGFVEDDEGNIVGKVTEGDPKKLRGRAVDEDGDIIDKYGNVKGHAEPYEPEEEEEEKPDLSVLEGKIVNKAGNVVDAQGNIYGRIVSGDGKRLAGRKVDGQGQIWGDNGKVIGRAEIVPGAEQEKPEGQFYGFDNVEVGKDGFVMAGGRIIGRVIEGDAKRLLGRKVDEDGDILDKNGNIIGKAERLEPEEKKRDVNPMSGRKVNKEGEIRDADGNLIGKLTSGNLPTLVGKSIDDNGYVVDNDGNKLGECTLLENLPEEEEPEPGLTQEESEAQKKAEQDRDLAKKMAGIIRQTLDRLQPTCKRIAELLEKADRTPRDELDEEKLVKEVRPLIEEGGQVLQECNGAIRALDPDGSIASTAKARAASHEASPEEYALAEKIKELSELVMTTIENGRKRIADMPHAKKKINPLWALLSDPLFQIIAAVGLLLSGVLGLVGRLLDTLGLGPLLNGLLGGLGLDKLLGGLGLSSLTDSLGITGSKKD, from the exons ATGTCCTCGCCAAGCGTTCGTAATCCCGTCCAGAGAAACCCTGGTACCACCCACAAGTCTCGCAAGGGTTCGGGTTCCAGCGCTGCGTCCTCAAGGCCGGAGATCACTACCcccaagaacaagaagactcCCCGCAAGCTGCAGACCAGAACGCCCCAACCCGTCGAGGAAGACGTTGACGACGAGAAGCCtccaactccatctcctcaaccgacgaagaagaagttTCAGCCCGAGTCCGTGCAGCCTGAGGTATCGCTTGCACCGGAAGGCAACCGGGACGAgccagagcagcaagagGAGGACAAGACGGCACTCCCTGCcaggccgaagaagaagaggtccaAGCCCGAGGCTGAGCAGCGGGGCATTTCGTCCCCCCTCCCGGGTGATGTCCAGCCGCAAGCATCCGGCTCTGCAAGCCGAGGCGATAAGGCCACGGACTTGACAGGCACAGCCAAGGCCCTTGGTGGTAAGGTGAAGGATACTGCGCAGGACACCAGAGAGGAAGTCAAGGAGGACGTTCCCTCTACCCCTCTTGACCTGTCCGCCTTGAAGGGCCTTGAGATTGGTGAAGGTGGTCAGGTCGTCGGCAAGGACGGAAACCCTTTGGGACGAGTCGTGGAAGGCGAGCCTGAGGATCTTGTTGGCCAGGAAGTGGGTGACGATGGAGAGAttcttgacgaagatggTGATCTCATTGGTCGCGTGGAACTTCTGCCTGACGCTGCGCAGAATCTCGCCGACAAGGCGAAGGATGTTCCAGAACAGGCTGAGAATGTTGCCTCGCAAGCCAAGGGCACCGCAGACGAGACTGCCAATCAAGCCAAGGATAAGGTCGAAGAGACTGTTGACCAGGCGGACGACAAGGCGGAAGAAACGACTGAGCAGGCCAAGAATACCGTGACTGAGCTTGCCAACCTCGATGGTCTTCCCGTCTCGGAAGAAGGGCTCATCAAAAACAAGGACGGCCAAGCCATCGGCAAAGTCGCTGAGGGAGACCCGGAAGATCTTGTTGGCTATACTGTGAACGACAAGGGAGAAAttgtcgacgaagacggcgACCTAATCGGCCGGGTGGAGCTCTTACCACAAGAAGCCCAGGATGTTACTGATAAGGCTAGGGAGATTCCCGAGCAGGCCGACGACGCTGTAGAACAagccaaggacaaggccgAAGAGACGACGGAACAGGCAAAGAAAACTGTGACTGATCTTGCCGACCTCGACGGCCTTCCTGTGTCTGAAGGCGGAGTCATCAAAGACAAGTCCGGCCAAGTCGTCGCGAAGATTGCCGAGGGTGATGCGGAGGACCTCGTTGGCTACACTCTGAACAATGAAGGCGAGgtcctggatgaggatggcgatcCGATCGGCCGCGCGGAAATCGTCTCCCAACAAGCCAAGGACGTAACAGATGGGTTCGACGACACCGAGAAGTTGGCCCCTGAAGATCAGAGCACCCAAGAGGACGTCGCAAAGCAAGCAGTTGAGAGCGTCCAGCAGCAAGACGTGGATGACACAGCAGAGAAGGCCGAGTCCGCAGCTGACGACACCaaggaagaggccgaggaacAGCTGCCACCACTTTCCTCGCTTGAAGGCATGAAGTGCACTAAATCAGGCAAGATCGTCGATCCGGACACTGGCAAGCCCATCGGTGAGCTTGTCGAAGGCGATGCAAAGAAGATCTCCCGCATGGGTGCTCAATTGGACGACAAGGGCCAGTTCTGGGACAACCGTGGTAACGTTATCGGCAAGGCAAAATCCCTTCCTGTTGAGGATTACGAGGGCGAGCCACCCTTCGCTGGCCTGGAAGGCCTCCACGTCGTTGAGGACGGATGGGTAGAAGACGAGAATGGCAAGCGAGTCGGCAAGATCGTTCAAGGAGACCCGAAGAAGCTGCTTGGACGTGCggtcgacgaagacggcgATATCACTGATAAGAACGGCAATGTCATCGCACAGGCTGAATACTACGAATCACCCGACGAGCCAGAGCCGGAGAAGCCTGACCTTTCTCAGCTGAACGGCTTGAAGCCTAACAAGCTGGGATTTGTTATTGGTCCAGACGGCGTGCCCATTGCCCGCGTGATAGAGGGGAATCCAAAAGAACTGGCTGGCAaagagattgatgatggcCAGATCTGGGACGGCCGCAAACCCATTGGACGTGTGGAGCTCATCCCGGAAGAGGAGCGCGACAAGAAGCCCGAAGGCGTGTTTGCCGGTCTTGACAACCTTGTCGTCAATAAGGAAGGcttcgtcgaggatgacgaaggcAATATTGTCGGCAAAGTGACCGAGGGCGACCCCAAGAAGCTCAGGGGCCGCGCcgtcgatgaagatggagacatCATCGACAAGTACGGCAACGTTAAAGGGCATGCCGAGCCTTACGAgccagaagaggaggaggaagagaagccggATCTTTCCGTCTTGGAGGGAAAGATCGTCAACAAGGCTGGCAACGTCGTTGACGCCCAGGGCAACATCTACGGACGTATCGTTTCCGGAGATGGTAAGCGCCTCGCTGGCAGAAAGGTGGACGGCCAGGGTCAAATCTGGGGTGACAATGGAAAAGTCATTGGCAGAGCAGAGATCGTCCCGGGTGCAGAGCAGGAGAAGCCCGAAGGACAGTTCTACGGATTCGACAATGTGGAAGTTGGCAAAGATGGCTTTGTCATGGCCGGCGGCCGTATCATCGGCCGTGTCATCGAAGGCGATGCCAAACGACTCCTTGGTCGTAaggtcgacgaagacggagacATTCTCGACAAGAATGGCAACATCATCGGCAAGGCTGAACGCTTGGAgccagaggagaagaagcgtgATGTCAACCCCATGTCTGGCCGAAAGGTCAACAAAGAGGGCGAGATCCGTGATGCTGACGGTAATCTCATTGGCAAATTGACATCGGGCAATCTGCCAACGCTTGTCGGCAAGTCAATCGATGACAACGGTTATGTTGTCGACAACGACGGAAACAAGCTGGGCGAGTGTACTCTGCTCGAGAACCTgccagaggaagaggaaccgGAACCAGGTCTCACCCAAGAGGAGTCGGAGGCccagaagaaggccgagcaAGATAGAGAcctggcgaagaagatggccgGTATCATCAGACAGACTCTCGATCGTCTTCAGCCTACCTGCAAGAGGATTGCCGAG CTGCTCGAGAAAGCCGATCGCACACCACGCGACGAATTGGACGAAGAGAAGCTCGTCAAGGAAGTCCGACCCCTGATCGAAGAGGGCGGGCAGGTCCTCCAGGAATGCAACGGAGCCATCCGTGCTTTGGATCCCGATGGCTCAATTGCTTCGACTGCCAAGGCTCGCGCTGCATCCCACGAAGCATCTCCTGAGGAGTACGCTCTCgctgagaagatcaaggagctgaGTGAGCTGGTGATGACCACGATTGAGAACGGCCGCAAGAGGATCGCAGACATGCCTCATgccaagaagaaaatcaaCCCTCTGTGGGCCCTGCTCAGCGATCCTctcttccagatcatcgCGGCTGTTGGTCTGCTTCTTAGCGGTGTGTTGGGCCTTGTCGGTCGTCTCCTCGACACCCTTGGATTGGGTCCTCTTCTGAATGGTCTGCTGGGTGGACTCGGTCTCGATAAGCTCCTTGGTGGATTGGGACTGTCGTCTCTGACGGATTCTTTGGGGATAACTGGAAGCAAGAAGGACTAA